TGGGGCCGAGTTCGAGCTTCCTGCAGATGCACGCCAGCTTGTTCAGCTGAGCCCGCTCCAGGGGCTGGTCGGGGTGCTCGAACTGGGCCGCGGAGTACATCATGGTGGGGTCGAGCAATTGTTCGAACAGGGTATTGCCCAGGTCGTAGTGGGCCAGGATGTTGCGTCGGGCGCCGCCCCGGGTGTTACGGTTGAGCCAGTGCAGCAGGCGCAGGGCAGGGCGCCCCAGGCGCGCCAAGCCGCCCTCGAGGGCATCGAGCACCTCGAGGTTGGCGACGAACAGGCGGGTCACCACGGCCAGGTCCGGGCTGCGCCAGTAGCCATGGATGTAGGCTTCGCCGGCACCGACCGAGCCATTGCCGGCAATCAGGCCCCAGGCCCCGTCATCGAGCACCTCCACCTCGGCCTGCAACGGGCTGGCGGCGTCGCCGAAGCTCCATTGCTGGCCGTGGCTGAGCAGGCGCAGGTGGCCATGACGCAGCTTGCCCAGTTGGGCCAGCACGGCGCCACGTGCCAGCGCACCGAGCCAGGGCCCCAGGCCTGCAGACTTCCTAGCGCTCAGCATCGGGTTGGACATGGTCGGGCTCCTCGCAGGGTTGGCCAAGTACCAGGTCGCCCTGATGCTTGGTGTGGTCATGGATGGGGGTGCGTTTGAGCAGCAGGCGCAAGGCTTGCCAATAGATGGCCGCGACCGTGCGCAGGCTCGTCCACGGGAAGGCCAGGATGTAGCCGTGCAGCGCGCTGCGATCGAGCGGCCTGCGGCGCAGGGCGAGGTCGGCCTCGAATACCTGCTGGCCGCCTTGCCAGTTCTGCATGTGGATGCGCAGGTGTGCCGCGTCCAGGCGCAATTGCAGCCGGTAGTCCATGTCGATGGGCATGAACGGCGAGACGTGAAAGGCCTTGGTCATGCTGAACGGCCTGGTCAGGTCGCCCTGTACCGGGAGCACGTAATGAAAGCGCTCCCGCCAGGGGGTGTTGCGCACCTCTAGCAGGACGGCGGCCAACTGCCCATCGGCGTCATGGCAGAAGTAGAAACTCACGGGGTTGAACGACAAGCCCCAGCAGCGCAGCTGCGTTA
The Pseudomonas sp. KU43P genome window above contains:
- a CDS encoding DUF1365 domain-containing protein, yielding MNSTLCLGWLHHRRLTPRAHAFRYRVGMFELDLDEQAQWLGLSRWLGRWRLAPLCWRETDYLPALTGQGMPLAQAARTLVARATGDLPRGPVRLLTQLRCWGLSFNPVSFYFCHDADGQLAAVLLEVRNTPWRERFHYVLPVQGDLTRPFSMTKAFHVSPFMPIDMDYRLQLRLDAAHLRIHMQNWQGGQQVFEADLALRRRPLDRSALHGYILAFPWTSLRTVAAIYWQALRLLLKRTPIHDHTKHQGDLVLGQPCEEPDHVQPDAER